A single Manduca sexta isolate Smith_Timp_Sample1 chromosome 11, JHU_Msex_v1.0, whole genome shotgun sequence DNA region contains:
- the LOC119189017 gene encoding brachyurin-like — protein sequence MKLLITVVALAAVASCAEIASPEESPVYDYHRRFGIAKASRIRLLEEEAAKDVSNSRIVGGSVSDISQTPYQVGLVITVLFILQTVCGGSLISSTRVVTAAHCNHDGVITAQSFTAVFGSNFIFSGGTRIRTTNVVMHPQWNPRTVNNDIAIIRISPVTFSNVIQPISLPSGGELNNNFVGWNALASGFGLTRDGGNIPSNQRLSSVTLPVISNSDCADVYGPFVRDTNICTSGEGGRGTCQGDSGGPLAPLSGGRRILIGVTSYGAEAGCQVGLPAAYARVTSYISWILSI from the exons ATGAAGTTATTGATTACCGTAGTCGCTCTGGCCGCTGTGGCCTCATGCGCCGAAATTGCTTCTCCTGAGGAGAGCCCGGTGTACGACTACCACAGGAGATTTGGTATTGCTAAAGCTTCAAGGATTAGACTTTTAGAGGAAGAGGCAGCCAAAGATGTCAGCAATTCAAGAATCGTTGGAGGTTCCGTGTCTGACATTTCTCAAACTCCTTACCAG GTTGGTCTCGTGAtaacagttttgtttatcttgCAAACCGTCTGCGGCGGTTCTCTCATTTCCTCCACCCGTGTGGTGACGGCGGCTCACTGCAACCATGACGGAGTTATCACAGCGCAGTCCTTTACCGCGGTCTTCGGCTCCAACTTCATCTTTAGCGGTGGCACTCGCATCCGCACCACCAATGTGGTGATGCACCCGCAATGGAACCCAAGAACTGTTAATAACGACATCGCAATTATTCGAATCAGCCCTGTTACCTTCAGCA atGTGATCCAACCTATTTCCTTGCCGAGTGGTGGCGAGCTCAACAATAACTTCGTTGGCTGGAACGCGCTCGCGTCTGGCTTTGGCCTCACCAGAGATG GTGGCAACATTCCGTCAAACCAACGCCTCAGCTCTGTAACCCTGCCTGTGATCAGCAATAGTGATTGTGCCGATGTGTACGGCCCGTTCGTCCGCGACACCAACATCTGCACCAGCGGCGAAGGAGGCAGAGGCACCTGCCAAGGCGACTCTGGCGGTCCCCTGGCTCCACTCAGCGGGGGAAGAAGAATTTTG ATCGGTGTAACTTCATATGGAGCGGAGGCTGGTTGCCAAGTCGGTTTACCTGCAGCATACGCCAGAGTCACCTCTTACATCTCCTGGATTCTCTCGATATAA